CGCCCTCACCGCCCTGGTCAGCCGGGGCAGGGCCTCATGGCTGGAGGCCCCGGCGAAGCCGACGGTGACCCGCCCGTACTCGCCCCGTCCGGCCGCTCTGGCCACCCGGACGGCGATGCCGACGTCCTCCAGCACGGTCCGTACCGGGCGCAGGAAGGCCTGGCCGGCGCTGGTGAGCCGTACCGAGCGGGTGTTGCGCTCGAAGAGCTGGACCCCCAGCTCCTTCTCCAGCTGGCGGATCTGCTGGCTGAGCGGCGGCTGCGCCATCTGCAGCCGTCTGGCGGCGCGGCCGAAGTGCAGTTCCTCGGCGACCGCGAGGAACGCCGTCAGATGGCGCAACTCCATGTCGTCCCCCCAGCCCTGTCCGGGTTCGGCCCCGGGCCGAACCCGGCGACTGATCCTCTTGGCATATCAATGTGAGCCTAATTCGGTATTGGACAGTGCTCAATGGCTGTTGGCACGGTGTGAGCCACCTCCTCCCCGGGCGGCTCGCCGGACCGGACCGAGGGGGCGCCACCAGTCGCCACCGACCGGCACCGGGCATCGCCGGTCACCATCGGCCCGCACCGGGCATCGCCGGTCACCATCGGTCGCACCGACCGGCGCCGGGCACCATCACTCGCCACCACTCGCCACCGGTCACCATCGGCCGGCACCGGACGGCCGCACCCGCCGCCGGGAACACCCCCCACCCCACGTGCCCCGCCACCGCGCGGGCCGCGACGGCAGGACGGGGCAGGACGCAGAAACGAGGTCTCACGTGCGCATCAGGATCGTCGGCGCCGGCGTCATGGGACGCGGGATCGCCCAGTGGGCGGCGACCGCCGGTCACACCGTGGAGCTCGGCGACGCCCGGCAGGAGGCGGTCGGCGACGCCCTCGGCTTCGTACGGCGGATGCTCGACCGGTCCGCGGCCAAGGGGCGGCTGACTCCCGAGGCGTCCCGGGCCGCCTCGGAGCGCCTGCTGCCACTGGACGACGCCTTCGCGCCGGGCGACGAGGTCGAACTCGTCATCGAGGCGGTACGCGAGGACCTCGCCACCAAGACGGAGCTGTTCCGGCGGCTGGAGGACGTCCTGCCCGCCCGGACGGTCCTCGCGACCAACACCTCGTCCCTCCCGGTGACCCGTGTCGCGGCGGGGCTGAAGGACCCGACCCGGCTGGTCGGTCTGCACTTCTTCAACCCGGTACCGCTGATGAGGATCGTCGAGGTGGTGCCCGGGATCCTGACCCGGCCCGACATCCCGCCCGCACTCGTCGAACTCGTCCAGGCCACCGGCCACTCGGCGGCGGTGGTCGCCGACACCCCCGGCTTCCTCGTCAACCACGCGGGCCGCGGACTCGTCACGGAGGCGCTCGCCCTGCTCGAGGAGTCCGTGTCCGACCCGGCCGGGATCGACCGCATCGCCCGCGACGTCCTGGGGCTGCGCATGGGTCCGTTCGAGCTGATGGACCTCACCGGACTCGATGTCACCGACACCGTCATCGACACCGTGTGGCGGGGCTTCAGGCACTCGGACCGGCTCCGGCCGTCCTACCTCACCCCCAACCGCGTGGCCGCGGGCCTGCACGGCCGCAAGACCGGCCGCGGCTTCTACGACCACACCGCCGACGCGGACGCGACCCCGCCCGAGCCGCCGATCACCGGAGACCCCGGACGCCCCGTACGAGTGGCCGGGCGGGGCCCGGACGCCGAGGCGCTGCGCCGCGCCCTCCGCGAGGACGGAGCCGCCCTGGAGAGCGGCCGCGACCTCACCGGGCGGGCCGTGGTGCTGGTACCCACCTGGGGCACGACCGTGGCGGAGCGGATCGCCGCCGCCGGGCTGCCCGCGTCCCGCACCCTCGGGGTCGACCCGCTGGCGCTGCCCACCGGCCGCCGGGTGCTCGCCTTCACCCCGGCCACCGATCCGGCCGCCGTCCGTGACGCGCGGGCCGTTCTCGCCAGGGCCGCCCCGGCACGCCCCGACGGCACGGACGGGCACCGCGCCGTCTCGGTCGTCCGGGACACGGCCGGCTCGGTGGCCCAGCGGCTGCTCGCGTCCATCGTCTCGGTGGCGGCCGCCATCGCCGAGCGCTCCATCGCGACCCCCGCGGCGGTGGACACGGCCGTCACCGCGGGCCTGGGATACCCGGCCGGGCCCCTGGCCTGGGGCGACCGGATCGGTGCCGCGCGGATGCTCGCCCTCCAGGCGGGGCTCCACCGCAGCACGGGCGACCCCCGCTACCGGCCCACCCGCTGGGTCACCGAGCGCGTGCACCTCGGACTCCCGCTCACCGAGCCGGGACCGGACCCGGTGGCGCTCGGCGCCACCTCGCCACCTCCGCGCAGCGGAACCACCGAACCCACACACGAACACGAAGGAGACACGGCATGAGTCTGCGGATAGTCGTCTGTGTCAAGTACGTGCCCGACGCGACGGGCGACCGGGGCTTCACCGAAGAGCTGACCACCGACCGGGAGGGGGTCGACGGCCTGCTGTCCGAACTCGACGAGCACGCCGTCGAGCAGGCCCTGCGGATCGCCGAGAACACCGGGGACACCGGGAGCACCGGGGGCACCGGCGGCGCCGGAAGCACCGGAGTCGGCACGAGTGGAGGCGGCGGCGGCACGGGCGGAGGGGACGGGACGGAGATCACCGTACTCACCATGGGGCCCGAGGACGCCCGGGACGCCCTGCGCAAGGCGCTGTCCATGGGAGCGGACAAGGCGGTGCACATCGAGGACGACGACCTGCACGGCACCGACGCGCTCGGCACCTCCCTCGTGCTGGCCAGGGCCGCCGAGCACATCGGCTACGACCTCGTGGTGTGCGGAATGGCCTCCACCGACGGCGGGATGGGGGTGCTCCCGGCGATGCTGGCCGAGCGTCTGGGCGTCCCCCAGGCCACCCTGCTCTCCGAGGTCCGCGTCGAGGACGGCAGGATCACCGGCCGCCGTGAGGGCGACACCGCCACGGAGCTGCTCGAGACGGCGCTGCCGGCCGTCGTCTCCGTCACCGACCTGTCCGGCGAGGCCCGCTACCCCTCCTTCAAGGGCATCATGGCCGCGAAGAAGAAGCCGATGGCCGTGCTCACCCTGTCCGATCTGGGCATCGAGGCGGAGGAGGTCGGCCTCCGGGGCGCGTGGACGGCGGTCGACGAGGCCACCGAGCGCCCCGTCCGCACCGCCGGCACGATCGTCGAGGACGAGGGAGACGGCGGCAGGAAGCTGGCCGAGTTCCTGGCCGGACAGAAGTTCGTCTGAGACGTCCCTCGTTACCGCCCCCACGGCCCCGCTCCGCTCCGCCTCGCCTCGCCCCGGCCCACCGCGCGGCCCCGGCCCGATCAACCGCCGCGGCGATCCGGCTCCGGCCCCGGTCCCGGGCTTCGGCCCACCGCCGCGGCCCCGATCAACCGCCGCCCCGGACCCGGGTCCCGGCCCACCGTTGTGGCAGGCCCGGCCCCGATCCACCGCCCCGCACCCGCAGGAGAGCAATCCCATGGCTGAAGTCCTCGTCTACGTCGATCATGTGAACGGCACCGTCCGGAAGCCGACCCTGGAGCTGCTGACCCTCGCCCGGCGCCTCGGCGAGCCGGTCGCCGTCTTCCTCGGCCCCGGAGTCGGCACCGCCGCCCCCGTACTGGCCGAGTACGGCGCGGTGCGGGTCCTCGCCGCCGATCTGCCCGAGTTCGCCGACCACTTCCTGGTCCCCAGGGTCGACGCGCTGCGGGCCGCCGTCGACACCGCCTCCCCGGCCGCCGTGCTGGTGCCGTCCTCCGCCGACGGCAAGGAGCTGGCCGCGCGGCTCGCGGTCCGCATCGGCTCCGGCCTCATCACCGACGCCGTCGACGTGGAGGCCGGGGAGCACGGCCCGGTGGCCACCCAGTCGGTGTTCGCCGCGGAGTTCACCACCCGGTCCCGCGTCACCCGGGGCGTTCCCGTCATCACCGTCAAGCCCAACTCGGCCGCGCCCGAGGCCGCCCCGGCCGTGGGGACCGTCGAGCAGCTCGCCGTCACCGTCGGCGAGGCGTCCAGGGGCACCCGGATCGTCTCCCGGACTCCGCGCGAGTCCACCGGCCGCCCCGAGCTGACCGAGGCGGCGATCGTGGTCTCCGGCGGCCGGGGCCTCGGCGACGCGGGGAACTTCGCCCTGATCGAGGCCCTCGCCGACTCCCTCGGCGCCGCCGTCGGCGCCTCCCGCGCCGCCGTGGACGCGGGCTGGTACCCGCACACCAGCCAGGTCGGCCAGACCGGCAAGAGCGTCTCCCCGCAGCTCTACATCGCCGCCGGGATCTCCGGTGCCATCCAGCACCGCGCCGGCATGCAGACCTCCAGGACCATCGTCGCCGTCAACAAGGACGGCGAGGCACCCATCTTCGAACTCGCCGACTACGGTGTCGTCGGCGACCTCTTCCAGGTCGTCCCCCAGCTCACCGAGGAGATCGCGTCCCGCAGGAGCTGACCCGTGAGCAAGGCCCCGGACGAAGCCCCGGACGAAGCCCCGGACGAGGCCCCGGACGACGCTCCGGAGGAAGCCCCGGACGAGGCAGCAGACGAGGCCGACAGCTGAGGGCCCCAGAGGCTCAGCCGAGGCCGAAGTACGTCCTGATCGCGTTGAGCATGAGCTGAATGCCGATCGTGGCGACGAACAGTCCGCCGAACCGTGTGACGATGGCGATGGTCTGCGCCGACATCCTCATGCGGTTGACCAGGAGCAGGTGCCCCACCGGGATCAGGGCCACGGTGATGGCGACGGCGATGAGCGCGGCGACCGTGCCCGACCAGCCCTGCCCCGTCGAGGCGATGCCGATGACCGTGGTGATGGCTCCGGGGCCGGCCATGAAGGGGATGGCGTAGGGCACCACGATCGAGTCCTCGGCCGATCTCGGCGCCGGCTCCTCGTGCGCCGCGGCGCCGCCCTGCGCGCGGGTCGGCTCGCCGCCGAAGAGCATCTCGAACCCCATCAGCAGGAGCACCAGACCACCGGCGAAACCGAACGCGGACAGGTCGATGCCGACCAGGTCGAGCACCGGCCTGCCGACCAGGGCTGCGCCGCCCAGGGTGATCGCGATGACCACCATGATGCGGCCGACGTACTCCCGCCGCCGCTCCGGCTCGTTGTCGGTCAGCACACGGAAGAAGAGGCCTCGGATGAAGGGATCGACCAGCAGGATCATCGCGATGGTCGCCTGAACGGTCAGCTCAAGGGTGCTCATTCCGTCGTCTCCCGCTGTCCTGGGTCCAACCTCTCACCGCGGGGCCCGTCACTTCGGTGCCACATCCCCGATGACGCCGATCCGGAAGCCCAGCCACGGATAGGTGTGCCGGTAGAAGAAGTTGTCCTGCGGCTGGAGTCCGACCGCGGAGGGCCACAGCTGGTAGGCCGGCGCGTTCGACACGCCACCGTGCAGCCGCCGCCAGACCCGGCCGAAGTCCTGGCCGGTAGGCGGCGGGGTGATGGTGTCGGTCCACTCGACCGCGTTGCCGCCCTGGTCGAGGGTCCCCCACGGGGAGGTGCTGAGGGCCTGGCCGCCGGTGCTGAGGCTGCCCTGGTAGAGGGCGGCGTAGGTCGCGGGGTCCAGACCGAACGGGTTGACGGTGGCACACTCGTTCGGCGGCACCTGGCCCGGGCACCAGGTGGGTGCCGTGCCACCGGAGGGGTGGTACGAGGCGAGCGGCTGGGTCGACGCGTTGGTGACGTCGCCGGTCGTGGGATCGAGGACGGTGGGGCTGGGGGCGGTCGCGACGCCGTCGCCGAAGACCCCGGCGTTGGTGGGGTACTTCCAGTACGAGTACGTTCCGCCGCCGCTCGGGTCGTAGTAGGCCGCCTTGATCCACTCGTTCTGGCTCGGTACGACGAAGCCGGAGGCCTCGGTGCGGGTGGTGTCCGGGCGGTCGAGGTCGTACATCCCGCGCTCGGTCCGCGGTGAGAGCCGCACCTTGTAGGAGTGGTAGGTGAAGCCGCCCTCGGTGCTGGTGTCCTTGGCGAGGACACGTCCGTTGACGAGGGAGTTGACGAAGCGGGCCGCGTCGAGGAAGTCCGCGAAGCCGTAGGGCTTGTCGGCCCACTCCGGGTGGGCGAGCGAGTAGTGGCGGCCCCGGCGGGCGTCCTCGGCGAACTCGATCTGACCGTACTTGGGCCACGTCTCGCCGCTCTCGTTCTCGTCGTAGAGGCCGCGGCGGTCGCGTCCGTCGGGGTCGGCGGTGTTCAGGAACGCCACCCACTGGGCGACGGTGACCTCGAGCTTGCCGATCTCGTACGGGTAGCCGACACCGCCGACCGTGAGACACCCGCTCGGGGCCACGGGGGCGGCGGCGCAGTCGGGGTAGACGGCGTCGGTGAAGGGGACGACGCTCACCGGGGGGTTGCCGGGGTCGCCGACCTCGGCGGTCGTCACGGTGATGACCTCACCGGCCCGGTGACGGTCGCCTCCGTCGGCGGGTGTTCCCGCGGCGGCGGCCGGAGCGAGCGGCGCCGACAGCACGCACGCCGCTGCGGCGGCCCGGAGGAGGCGGGAGCGGGGGGATGCGAGACGCATGGGCGCACCTGTCCGGTCGTGGCGGGTCGCCCCGCGAGCCGGAGGCGGGCGGGGCGCCCCGTTGATCACAACAACAGCGGCCGCCACAGTAACCCCGACGGCCACGCATCTCGTTCAAGGCGGCACCGAACGCATCGAATGGCCCACACGCATCGGGGGTCCGGGGCGCGATCCGTGCGCCCGCGCCTGGCCGGACGGCCGTACGGGTGGTGCGGACCTGGCCCCGGTCGGCCGGTTCGGTGCGATGAACCGGCCCACGGCAGCCGTCGCGGTGCGATGGACCAGCCCAGGGCAACCGCCCCGGCGGGACGGACCGGCCCACGGCAACCGCCCCGGCGGGACGAACCGGCCCACGGCAGCCACCCCGGTGCCCGGCCTCAGGGGTCGGGCTGCGGCCGTACCGGCCACGTGGCGCCCGTTCTACGCCGCCCCGCAGGTCAGCTTCATCTGCGCTGCCGCATGGTGCGCCCCGATGCGCTCCGCGCTGCCCCAGTCCCGCCCGCGGTCGAGGAGTTGCACCGCGAAGACCTTGTCGCCCTTGACCGGATAGCTCCTGACGGACACCAGCTCGCCACGGTGGACGGTCTGTCGGACACCGAAGCCCGTGTAGCCGGACCGCACATCGTCCGGGTCGGCCAGGACACGGTAGAACGTGGGGTCTCCGGCGGCGTCCGAGGCGCGGTTCGTCCCGGGGACGAACACCGCGAGCGCGCACGTCCGGTAGTCGTCGTCCAGCTCCCAGCTCCAGATCGCGGTGCCGCGCGTGTCCTTGGCCGCGCTGCCCGACATGGGCACGGCGGTGAAGCTGCCGTCGCAGTCGGGGTTGCTGCGGCCGCCCTCGCGAACCGTGTACCAGGCGGCGTCGCCGTTCTCGAACCGGCCCACCTCCCGGTACCCGCCGGTCGTGCACCCCGGTCCCGCCCACTCCTCGAACTGCCCGCCGCCGGGCAGCTCCGTCGGGCCCACCCGCGTCGGGATGCCGCGTCCCGGGGGGTCGGTCTCGGCGGCCTGGGCTTCGTCTCCGGCGTCGTCGTCGGAGCCGGTGAGGAGTGCCGCGGCGGCGATGAAGCAGCCCAGCACCACCACGGTTCCCGCCGCCAGCAGACCCTTGCGGAAGCGGGAGAGCAGCGAGATGCGGCCGGTGACCGTCTCGCGGGCGACCCAGGACGGACCGGAACGCCGCTCGTCCCGGACCACGTATCCGCAGTCGGGACAACTCATACCGGGCAGAGGCGTGTGCCTTTCACTGCCGCACCGTTCGCACGCCATACCAGCAAACTATGCAGGAACCTCGTGCGTCACGGGGCCGGAACCCCCGCGATCCATGTCCCGCTCCCCGGCCGGCCCGGCGCACCACGCCCGTTCAGCTCCTCCCGGTCAGCTCCTCCCGGTCAGCTCTTCCGGGCAGGGCGTACCGCGCGGAAGCTGATAGGGCGCCGCCAGTCGGTAGACACCCGGGCGCGGGGCGAGGAGCTCGGTCCACTCGTCCCCCGCCGTGTCCTCCTCCGCCTTCATCAGGCAGCCGGCGACGTTGACGAACTCCTTCGGCTCGTCGTCCTCCCGGAGCTTCGAGGCCTGGGTCTCCTGCGGCTGCTCCACGCTCCGGCCCTGGTCGTCCACGAGTCCCAGCCACGGCGAGTACGGAACCCGGATCAGTACCCGGCCCGCCTCACGCACATGGATGCGCAGCTCACCGGCGCCCGCCCGGTCCACCGTCGCCGGCGGGTCCGCGAGCGGTGTGGGCTCGCGGACGGCGAAGAGCCGCCAGTTCGCGTCCGACCACACCGGCTTCAGATAGGGCTGGCCGCGCTCGACCAGCTCCGCCTCCTGCCGGGCGCCCGAGTCCGGCTCGCCCGTCGGCAGCACCACGTAGTGGACGGCCCAGCGGTGGAGCCACTCGCGGTAGTTCACGGCGTCGAGCGTGTCGTCGTAGAAGAGGGGATTGCGCTCCATGTCCGCCTGCCGGTTCCAGCCGCGCGCCAGGTTGACGTACGGCGCCAGTGCCGACGCCTCGCGGTGGCTGCTCGCCGGGACGACCTCCACGCGGCCCTTCTCGGCGCCGACCTCCTGCAGTTCGTTCACCAGTGGCGCGAGTTCCCTCGTCCAGGAGGCGGCCGGAGCGGTGCGCACGATGTCGTCGACGCTCTTGAAGCCGATCCACGCGTTGAGCCCGGCGAAGGCCAGGACGACCGCGTACCACCTGCGTGAGCGCGGCACGGCGTACGGCAGCGCCGCCAGCAGCACCACCCCCGCGAACAGCATCGCGAGCCGCGAGACGTTCGAGCCGATCTGCGAGTCCACCAGGAAGGTCAGCAGCGTACCGGCGGAGTACACCCCGGCGGCGGTCCGGACGGTGCGCCAGTCCGGCGGTACGAGGACCAGGACCAGCACCCCGAAGAGGAACGGCAGCGACGTCGACCCGAGCGACATGGGCTGCGTGCCGGAGAACGGGAACAGCCACGCCGACAGGACCACGACCGCCACCGGGGCGATCCCCAGTGCGTAGGCGCCCGGACGGCGCTTGTTCAGGAACAGCGCCGCGGCGACGACTCCGAGGAACAGCCCGGCGACCGGGCTCGACGCGGTCGCGAGTCCGGCCAGCGGTGCGGCGACCGCGGCCTTCGCCCACCGTTTCCGCCGCCAGCGGTACGGCCAGCAGAACACCGCCGCGACCGCGCCGATGGCGAACACCATGCCCAGGCCGAACGTGACCCGCCCCGACAGCGCGTTGCAGAAGAACGCGAACACTCCCGCCAGTGCGCAGGCCAGCGGGTTCCGGACCGCCCTCACCCGGGTCAGGATCAGCGCGGTCAGCGCGGTGGAGAGGGTCCCGACGACCATCATCGTCGTGCGCACGCCGAGGAGGGACATCAGGTACGGGGACACCACGCTGTACGAGACCGGGTGCATGCCGCCGTACCAGGCGAGGTTGTACGCGGAGTCGGGGTGGCGGCCGACGAACTCGGCCCAGGCGTCCTGCGCGGCGATGTCACCGCCGCTGTTGGCGAAGAGGAAGAACCACCCGAGGTGCAGGAAGGCCGCCAACGCGGTCGCCGCCAGGACGGGACGGCGCGCCGACGCGCCGGCGAACCTTCGGACGGCGAAGCGTGCGGCACTGACCCGCGAGGCGATGACACGCGAGGCAGTGGTCCGCCAGGCGGTGACCCGCGAGGCGCGCGAGACCGTCGACCCGGGAGCGGTGGGAATCCGGCGGGACGAGGGAGCCTCGGGCCCGACCGGACCATGAGGCGCGGACGCCTCCGAAGAACCGGCAGGCCCACGGACCGATGGAGCCTCGCAAGAACCGGCGGACCTAAGGGCCGGTGGGGCCTCGCAAGAACCGGCAGGCCCACGGACCGGTGGAGCCTCGCAAGAACCGACGGACCCAAGGGCCGAGGGGATCTCGGAGGAATCGGCAGGCCCATGGGGCGCTGGGATCCCCGGTGTTCCCGGTACCCCCGAGAGCCCAGTGGCCTCACGCGACACCGGGACCGCGGCGGACGCGAGGGACACGACGGCGCCGGGGGACACGGGGCACCCGGGGGCGGCAGGGCACGCGACGGACTCGGGGGATCCGGAATCCTCCCCTATTCGCGGGTCCTTCGCGGCTCGTGGCCCCCTCGCGGCGCTGCTCTCGTCCGCGCGGGTGGGCTCGACGGTGGTCAATGCGGCTCCCGTGGTCGCTTCCCATGCTCGGGGACGCCGTCCCGGCTTCGCGAGTTGCCCCGTACCGGGGACGCCGCGATCCGGGGACGCTAGCACGGTGCTGGTGCGGCGGACGGGGGCACGGAGGTCCGTGCCCCGTCCGGCCGCCCGATGTCAGCCCAGGCGGGTCAGCCTGGCGCCGAACCCGGGCTCCGCGAGCTCCTGCTGGAGGGCCACCGGCACGGCGACCTGGCTCGCGCCCTCGCCGACGGTCAGCGAACCGACGACCGTGCCGGGCGGGGCCTCGTGCGGCAGGACCTTGTCACCGTTCGTCAGTTCCAGCTTCACCGTGAGACCGGACCAGCCGACCGCCCGCACGTCCTTGGTGGCCACGACCGGGACCGAACCACCCAGGCCGTCCTCGACCACGCCGACGACCTGGCCCTTCTTGACGATCGTCGCGTTCTTCAGGGCGTCCTGGGTCGCGAGCATCAGCTCCTTGCTCGCGTTGATCGCGGTGCCGAGGATCGGGGTGTCGTACTGCGCGAGCACGGCGCCGACGATCAGCTGGTCCGTGTCACCGACCATCTTGTGGGCGGCGAAGAGGAGATTGCCGCCCGCCTTGGTGGTGCTGCCGGTCTTGATGCCGAGGGCGCCGTTGTAGGGCGGCAGTTCGTTGTAGTTCCGCCATGTCTTGC
The Streptomyces tirandamycinicus DNA segment above includes these coding regions:
- a CDS encoding MarC family protein — encoded protein: MSTLELTVQATIAMILLVDPFIRGLFFRVLTDNEPERRREYVGRIMVVIAITLGGAALVGRPVLDLVGIDLSAFGFAGGLVLLLMGFEMLFGGEPTRAQGGAAAHEEPAPRSAEDSIVVPYAIPFMAGPGAITTVIGIASTGQGWSGTVAALIAVAITVALIPVGHLLLVNRMRMSAQTIAIVTRFGGLFVATIGIQLMLNAIRTYFGLG
- a CDS encoding adhesin encodes the protein MVRDERRSGPSWVARETVTGRISLLSRFRKGLLAAGTVVVLGCFIAAAALLTGSDDDAGDEAQAAETDPPGRGIPTRVGPTELPGGGQFEEWAGPGCTTGGYREVGRFENGDAAWYTVREGGRSNPDCDGSFTAVPMSGSAAKDTRGTAIWSWELDDDYRTCALAVFVPGTNRASDAAGDPTFYRVLADPDDVRSGYTGFGVRQTVHRGELVSVRSYPVKGDKVFAVQLLDRGRDWGSAERIGAHHAAAQMKLTCGAA
- a CDS encoding 3-hydroxyacyl-CoA dehydrogenase NAD-binding domain-containing protein, with the protein product MRIRIVGAGVMGRGIAQWAATAGHTVELGDARQEAVGDALGFVRRMLDRSAAKGRLTPEASRAASERLLPLDDAFAPGDEVELVIEAVREDLATKTELFRRLEDVLPARTVLATNTSSLPVTRVAAGLKDPTRLVGLHFFNPVPLMRIVEVVPGILTRPDIPPALVELVQATGHSAAVVADTPGFLVNHAGRGLVTEALALLEESVSDPAGIDRIARDVLGLRMGPFELMDLTGLDVTDTVIDTVWRGFRHSDRLRPSYLTPNRVAAGLHGRKTGRGFYDHTADADATPPEPPITGDPGRPVRVAGRGPDAEALRRALREDGAALESGRDLTGRAVVLVPTWGTTVAERIAAAGLPASRTLGVDPLALPTGRRVLAFTPATDPAAVRDARAVLARAAPARPDGTDGHRAVSVVRDTAGSVAQRLLASIVSVAAAIAERSIATPAAVDTAVTAGLGYPAGPLAWGDRIGAARMLALQAGLHRSTGDPRYRPTRWVTERVHLGLPLTEPGPDPVALGATSPPPRSGTTEPTHEHEGDTA
- a CDS encoding electron transfer flavoprotein subunit alpha/FixB family protein; its protein translation is MAEVLVYVDHVNGTVRKPTLELLTLARRLGEPVAVFLGPGVGTAAPVLAEYGAVRVLAADLPEFADHFLVPRVDALRAAVDTASPAAVLVPSSADGKELAARLAVRIGSGLITDAVDVEAGEHGPVATQSVFAAEFTTRSRVTRGVPVITVKPNSAAPEAAPAVGTVEQLAVTVGEASRGTRIVSRTPRESTGRPELTEAAIVVSGGRGLGDAGNFALIEALADSLGAAVGASRAAVDAGWYPHTSQVGQTGKSVSPQLYIAAGISGAIQHRAGMQTSRTIVAVNKDGEAPIFELADYGVVGDLFQVVPQLTEEIASRRS